One segment of Pontibacter akesuensis DNA contains the following:
- a CDS encoding M28 family peptidase — protein sequence MMKKTFAFAFILAMPLLGTAQQLDSKQLLQDVQTLSADSMQGRRSGTAGSAMAQEYLLKRFKQVGLKPFGDSFEQHFKIDYERAQVPQATNLVGYIPGKSDKVIVVTAHYDHVGQRESEIFNGADDNASGVGALLAAASYFAKHPPRHTLVFAALDGEELGLQGANAFLENPPVPLDRILLNVNMDMLSINNKGELYASGTHHYPKLIPHVQQVKPLPQAKLLLGHDRPEQGHNDWTNQSDHFMFHKRGIPYIYFGVEDHPHYHKTTDDFDQVNQAFYPDAAQLVLNFLKQVDTNLKGKSLEN from the coding sequence ATGATGAAAAAGACATTCGCTTTTGCTTTTATACTGGCCATGCCGCTGCTGGGCACAGCCCAGCAACTGGACAGCAAACAACTGCTGCAGGATGTGCAGACACTTTCCGCAGACTCCATGCAGGGGCGCCGCAGCGGTACAGCGGGCAGCGCCATGGCTCAGGAATACCTGCTTAAGCGCTTTAAGCAAGTGGGGCTGAAGCCTTTCGGTGATAGTTTTGAGCAGCACTTTAAGATTGACTATGAGCGGGCGCAGGTGCCTCAGGCCACAAACCTGGTGGGGTATATCCCCGGAAAGTCTGATAAGGTTATTGTGGTGACAGCGCATTACGACCATGTGGGGCAGCGCGAGAGCGAAATTTTCAACGGGGCTGATGACAATGCCTCCGGTGTTGGAGCCTTGCTCGCAGCGGCCTCCTATTTTGCCAAGCATCCTCCCAGGCACACACTGGTTTTTGCCGCCCTAGATGGCGAGGAGCTCGGATTACAGGGAGCCAACGCATTTTTGGAGAACCCGCCTGTGCCGCTCGACCGCATCCTGCTCAACGTGAACATGGACATGCTCAGCATCAACAACAAGGGAGAATTGTACGCCAGCGGCACGCACCACTACCCGAAGCTTATACCACACGTGCAGCAGGTAAAGCCGCTGCCACAGGCTAAGCTACTGCTTGGCCACGACCGCCCTGAGCAGGGACACAACGACTGGACGAACCAGTCAGATCATTTTATGTTCCACAAAAGAGGCATTCCGTATATATACTTTGGGGTAGAAGACCATCCACACTACCATAAAACCACCGATGACTTTGACCAGGTAAATCAGGCTTTTTATCCTGATGCCGCCCAATTAGTGCTTAATTTCTTAAAGCAGGTAGACACAAACCTGAAGGGGAAGTCGTTAGAGAACTAG